A portion of the Acidisoma sp. PAMC 29798 genome contains these proteins:
- a CDS encoding NRAMP family divalent metal transporter — MLLWLLTGPGVLAMLGENDGPSMLSYAATGATYGIGFFLPFIALTFFAAYVVQEMAMRLGAVTHRGYGELIFQRFGPFWGWLSAGDLVVTNLVTLITEIIAIRVGMAYFGIPPILSVAFAVLLVAVSTCGGRYWRWERFTMGLVLFNLVFVVVAVMAHPSVGSIAGAMVTWTPFPHGSLQTFLLILASNIGATVTPWMLFFQQSASVDKGLTPRDIGQGRLDTFIGTILAAIAGCAAVIAASVLFTHHIDTSALLSGTGYAEALRPLIGPPGAALFALGLIEAGAVAMLTISASTAYAVGEVVGGAGHSFNRSIQSAPLFYAANLGMALAAGAIVLIPGVPLLAIALNANLLATVLMPPALIFLLMMANDRDLMGARVNARTTNFVAVLITILVTLAGVGYAIVAFVNSLTGWGG, encoded by the coding sequence ATGCTGCTTTGGTTGCTGACAGGACCCGGGGTGCTCGCGATGCTTGGCGAGAACGACGGACCCAGCATGCTGTCCTATGCCGCGACCGGGGCGACCTATGGCATCGGCTTTTTTCTTCCCTTTATCGCCCTGACGTTCTTCGCCGCCTATGTCGTGCAGGAAATGGCGATGCGGTTGGGTGCCGTGACCCATCGTGGCTACGGGGAGCTGATTTTTCAGCGGTTCGGACCGTTCTGGGGGTGGCTGTCGGCGGGTGATCTCGTCGTCACCAACCTGGTCACCTTGATCACGGAGATCATAGCGATCCGGGTCGGCATGGCGTATTTTGGCATCCCTCCGATCCTGTCGGTCGCCTTCGCCGTTCTGCTGGTCGCGGTTAGCACGTGCGGCGGCCGCTACTGGCGATGGGAGCGGTTCACCATGGGGCTGGTTCTGTTCAATCTAGTTTTCGTGGTGGTGGCGGTCATGGCGCATCCCTCCGTTGGCTCGATCGCCGGTGCCATGGTGACCTGGACGCCCTTTCCCCATGGTTCGTTGCAGACGTTCCTGCTCATTCTCGCCTCCAACATCGGCGCGACGGTGACGCCATGGATGCTGTTCTTTCAGCAGAGCGCGTCGGTAGACAAGGGTCTCACGCCGCGCGATATCGGTCAGGGCCGTCTGGACACATTCATCGGCACGATCCTGGCGGCTATCGCAGGATGTGCCGCCGTCATCGCTGCCTCGGTGCTGTTCACCCACCATATAGACACGAGCGCACTTCTGAGTGGCACAGGATATGCTGAGGCTTTGCGGCCGCTGATCGGGCCGCCCGGGGCCGCGTTGTTTGCCCTCGGGCTGATAGAAGCAGGAGCCGTAGCTATGCTGACGATATCGGCGAGCACGGCCTATGCCGTAGGTGAGGTTGTCGGCGGCGCTGGGCACAGCTTCAATCGGTCGATCCAGTCTGCCCCATTGTTCTATGCGGCGAACCTTGGAATGGCTCTGGCGGCTGGGGCGATCGTGCTGATCCCAGGCGTGCCGCTTCTCGCGATCGCCCTGAATGCCAATCTTCTGGCCACCGTGCTGATGCCGCCGGCGCTGATCTTTCTGCTCATGATGGCGAATGACCGTGATCTCATGGGCGCTCGGGTGAACGCGCGCACCACAAACTTTGTGGCCGTGCTGATCACGATTCTCGTGACGCTGGCGGGCGTGGGCTATGCGATCGTGGCCTTCGTCAACTCGTTGACCGGCTGGGGCGGCTGA
- the dnaK gene encoding molecular chaperone DnaK encodes MSKVIGIDLGTTNSCVAILEGRESKVIENSEGARTTPSMVAFADNGERLVGQAAKRQGITNPTNTLYAIKRLIGRRYDDPLVGKDKTLVPYAIVCGDNGDAWVEARGEEYSPSQISAFILIKMKETAEAYLGEKVTQAVITVPAYFNDSQRQATKDAGRIAGLEVLRIINEPTAAALAYGMDKKHAGKVAVYDLGGGTFDISVLEIGDGVFEVKSTNGDTFLGGEDFDARVVDYLAEEFKRAQGIDLRIDKLALQRLKEAAEKAKIELSSAKETEINLPFITADASGPKHLVVKLTRAKLESLVDDLVDRTMEPCRAALKDAGITASEIDEVILVGGMTRMPKVIEAVKQFFGKEPARNVNPDEVVAIGAAVQGGVLRGDVKDVLLLDVTPLSLGIETLGGVFTRLIDRNTTIPTKKSQVFSTADNNQSAVTIKVFQGEREMASDNKVLGQFDLMGIPPAPRGVPQIEVTFDIDANGIVAVQAKDKATGKEQQIKIQSTGGLSDGEIQKMVEEAEINAVADKQRRAFVEAKNHGEALAHQVEKTLTEHAATLGAQEKAEAEAAIVGLRAAIAGDDEKGVKQASEHLTQVAIKIDTAAQAGASATPGSEGASGQKPDDKVMDAEYEEIGDQKRSA; translated from the coding sequence ATGAGCAAAGTCATCGGCATCGACCTCGGCACCACCAACTCTTGCGTCGCCATCCTCGAAGGGCGGGAAAGCAAGGTGATCGAGAATAGCGAGGGCGCGCGGACCACGCCCAGCATGGTTGCCTTCGCGGATAATGGCGAGCGTCTGGTGGGTCAGGCTGCCAAGCGGCAGGGCATCACGAACCCGACCAATACCCTATACGCCATCAAGCGTCTGATCGGTCGTCGCTACGACGACCCTCTGGTTGGCAAGGACAAGACCTTGGTCCCTTACGCCATTGTTTGCGGTGACAATGGAGACGCCTGGGTCGAGGCACGCGGTGAGGAATATTCGCCGAGCCAGATTAGCGCCTTCATTCTCATCAAGATGAAAGAGACCGCCGAAGCCTATCTGGGAGAGAAGGTGACGCAGGCGGTGATCACCGTTCCCGCCTATTTCAACGATAGCCAGCGACAGGCGACCAAGGATGCTGGCCGTATTGCCGGCCTGGAGGTTTTGCGCATCATCAACGAGCCGACAGCGGCTGCGCTGGCCTACGGCATGGACAAGAAACATGCCGGAAAGGTTGCCGTCTACGACCTAGGCGGCGGCACCTTCGACATCTCGGTGCTGGAAATCGGCGATGGTGTCTTTGAAGTGAAGAGCACCAACGGAGATACCTTCCTTGGCGGCGAAGACTTCGATGCCCGCGTCGTTGACTATCTCGCCGAGGAATTCAAGCGCGCACAAGGCATTGATCTGCGCATCGACAAGCTCGCCCTGCAGCGTTTGAAGGAGGCGGCGGAAAAGGCCAAGATCGAGCTTTCCTCGGCAAAAGAGACCGAGATCAACCTGCCCTTCATTACTGCCGACGCCTCAGGCCCCAAGCACCTCGTGGTGAAGCTGACACGCGCCAAGCTTGAGAGCCTGGTCGACGATCTTGTTGATCGGACGATGGAGCCCTGTCGCGCTGCGCTGAAGGATGCCGGCATCACGGCGAGTGAGATCGATGAAGTGATCCTGGTCGGTGGCATGACCCGTATGCCTAAGGTCATCGAAGCTGTTAAGCAGTTCTTCGGCAAGGAGCCGGCCCGCAACGTCAACCCTGATGAAGTCGTCGCTATCGGTGCGGCCGTTCAGGGCGGCGTACTCCGCGGTGATGTCAAGGACGTGCTGCTGCTGGACGTCACTCCGCTGTCTCTTGGCATCGAGACGCTCGGGGGGGTGTTCACCCGCTTGATCGACCGAAACACGACAATTCCGACCAAGAAGAGCCAAGTCTTCTCGACCGCCGACAACAACCAAAGTGCTGTGACCATCAAGGTCTTCCAGGGCGAGCGCGAGATGGCGTCGGACAACAAGGTGCTCGGGCAGTTCGACCTCATGGGGATTCCCCCTGCGCCGCGCGGGGTGCCGCAGATTGAGGTCACCTTCGACATCGACGCCAATGGGATCGTCGCCGTGCAGGCCAAGGATAAGGCCACAGGCAAGGAGCAGCAGATCAAGATCCAATCGACCGGTGGATTGTCGGATGGCGAGATCCAGAAGATGGTCGAGGAGGCGGAGATCAATGCGGTCGCTGACAAACAGCGTCGGGCTTTTGTCGAGGCCAAGAACCACGGGGAAGCGCTGGCGCATCAGGTAGAGAAGACGCTGACGGAGCATGCGGCGACGCTTGGCGCCCAGGAAAAGGCCGAGGCCGAGGCCGCCATCGTTGGCTTACGAGCCGCCATCGCCGGCGATGACGAAAAGGGCGTCAAGCAGGCGAGCGAACACCTGACGCAAGTGGCCATCAAGATCGATACCGCTGCACAGGCCGGCGCTTCGGCAACTCCCGGATCTGAGGGCGCATCTGGCCAAAAGCCGGACGATAAAGTGATGGACGCGGAATACGAAGAGATTGGTGATCAGAAGCGATCGGCGTAG
- a CDS encoding dihydroorotate dehydrogenase-like protein, giving the protein MTLSLATSYLGLALKNPVVASASPLNSKLDNIRRLEDAGAAAVVLPSLFQEQIEAEAEAHDTLMGAYANSSPEAQSYFPSSISSPYGLGPEHYLNFVRRARDAVAIPVIASLNGSSRAGWIDYAKRIEQAGAAAIELNMYHVPTDLLESGHDVEARYIDIVGAVCVSVALPIAIKLTPYLSSIGHFANRLVERGAAGLVLFNRLLQPDFDLVGLRLTDTLELSTPAELRLPLLWTAILAGRTEASLAASSGVASSADVVKCILAGADVAMTTSAVLHGGIDTVGTLVTGLEAWMEARDFANLNEMRGLLSWVHSKDRSIYTRANYLRILERYSAG; this is encoded by the coding sequence ATGACCCTATCCCTGGCGACGAGCTACCTTGGCCTTGCCCTGAAGAATCCCGTCGTGGCCTCGGCCTCGCCGTTGAACAGCAAGCTCGACAATATCCGGAGGCTGGAGGACGCCGGTGCGGCGGCGGTCGTGTTGCCGTCGTTGTTTCAGGAACAGATCGAGGCCGAGGCGGAGGCGCATGACACGCTGATGGGCGCCTATGCGAATAGTTCACCCGAGGCGCAGAGCTATTTCCCGTCCTCCATCAGCAGTCCCTACGGCCTTGGCCCGGAGCATTACCTGAATTTCGTGCGCCGTGCCCGTGACGCCGTCGCGATCCCTGTCATCGCCAGCCTCAACGGGTCGTCCAGGGCTGGCTGGATCGACTATGCCAAACGAATCGAACAGGCGGGCGCGGCGGCGATCGAGCTAAACATGTACCATGTGCCCACCGACCTGTTGGAATCCGGGCACGACGTCGAGGCGCGTTACATCGACATCGTGGGGGCCGTCTGCGTGTCCGTGGCACTCCCTATAGCCATCAAGCTGACACCCTATCTGAGTTCCATCGGCCACTTCGCCAACAGGCTGGTCGAGCGGGGGGCGGCCGGCCTTGTGTTGTTCAACCGGCTGTTACAACCCGATTTCGATTTGGTGGGCCTGCGGCTGACTGACACGCTGGAACTTAGCACCCCGGCGGAGCTTCGATTGCCGCTGCTATGGACCGCGATCCTCGCCGGCCGGACGGAGGCGAGCCTCGCCGCCTCAAGCGGCGTGGCAAGCTCGGCTGATGTCGTGAAATGTATTCTCGCGGGCGCGGATGTGGCGATGACGACATCCGCCGTTCTGCACGGCGGGATCGACACTGTGGGCACTCTTGTGACTGGACTCGAGGCTTGGATGGAGGCGCGGGACTTCGCCAACCTCAATGAAATGCGTGGGCTGTTGAGTTGGGTGCACAGTAAAGACCGCAGCATCTATACACGCGCCAACTATCTGCGCATTCTCGAGCGGTATTCCGCCGGCTGA
- the nifJ gene encoding pyruvate:ferredoxin (flavodoxin) oxidoreductase, with translation MSTRITLDGNTAVAHVAYRTNEVCAIFPITPSSGMADSADQWMSEGLKNIWGNIPAVQEMQAEGGAAGAVHGSLQSGALTTTFTASQGLMLMVPNMFKIAGELTSTVFHVASRSLATSALSIFGDHADVMTVRPTGFALFCSGSVQEAHDSALIAQMATLEARVPFVHFFDGFRTSHELNTLDLLSDAEIRSMIDDDLVRAHRARGLSPENPFIRGTAQNPDTFFQAREAVNVYYDRVPGIVDVAMLRFGAMTGRNYHLFDYEGPADADRLMILMGSGAETARAAAAALREQGQKVGVLQVRLYRPFSVAHLLAALPATVRGIVVLDRTKEPGGIGEPLFLDVVAALAGAVASGERAVMPRIIGGRYGLSSKDFTPAMAKAALDELLAAKPRNGFTLGIIDDVTHTSLAIDASFMIEQPNVTRAVFYGLGADGTVGANKNSVKIIAEDAGLYAQGYFVYDSHKSGAQTVSHLRFGPEPIHAPYQIAQASFVACHQFAALERQDLLRLAAPGATLLLNAPFPANEVWAQLPRPVQRTIIDRKLRLFAIDASAVAREVGLGGRTNTILQTCFFAISGVLPRDKAIEHIKASILKSYGRKGQSVVDKNFAAVDGTLARLSEVTVPAQVTSTRELAVQVRADAPDFIRNFTARMFEGLGDEIPVSLVPADGTFPSGTSAYEKRNVSEIVPEWREDLCVQCGQCSFVCPHSVIRAKYYNEDKLVDAPDSFKSAPVNARGYPEARFTLQFYVEDCTGCGLCVEACPALSPRKPDTRAINMVDKAPLLEAERENIAFFETLPVNDRARVDFADVRGVQFLQPLFEFSGACGGCGETPYLKLLSQLFGDRLQIANATGCSSIYGGNLPVTPWTKNAEGRGPAWSNSLFEDNAEFGLGFRLAADKHLEIALTQLAALAPIVGTELTEAIAKAPQIAESEIRAQRIRVAQLKTRLLSMQDDPAALNMLSVIDSLVRRSIWIVGGDGWSYDIGYGGLDHVLATGRDVNVLVLDTEVYSNTGGQASKATPLGAVAKFAASGKRTPRKDLGLQMIAYGNVYVAQVAMGANPQHTLQAFREAEAYPGPSIILAYSHCIAHGIDMRLGMQQQDLATASGYWPLFRFNPEMRTVGENPFRLDSPRPRIPLKSYAYNELRYRSLATTRPAEAEEVMAAAQAAVTAKYSQYEELAGYDGTRFRADSLRAAGAV, from the coding sequence GTGAGTACGCGGATCACGCTGGACGGCAACACCGCAGTCGCACATGTCGCCTACCGCACCAACGAAGTCTGCGCGATCTTCCCGATCACCCCGTCTTCGGGCATGGCGGACTCCGCAGACCAATGGATGTCCGAGGGGCTGAAGAATATTTGGGGCAACATTCCCGCCGTGCAGGAGATGCAGGCGGAGGGTGGCGCCGCGGGTGCCGTACATGGCTCGCTGCAATCCGGTGCCCTGACAACCACTTTCACCGCCTCGCAGGGGCTGATGCTGATGGTGCCCAATATGTTCAAGATCGCGGGCGAACTGACCTCCACGGTCTTCCACGTCGCATCGCGTTCGCTCGCGACCTCCGCGCTGTCGATTTTCGGCGACCATGCCGACGTCATGACAGTACGGCCGACCGGCTTCGCGCTGTTCTGTTCGGGTTCGGTCCAGGAAGCGCATGACAGCGCGCTGATCGCGCAGATGGCGACGCTGGAGGCCCGCGTCCCCTTCGTGCATTTCTTCGACGGATTTCGTACCTCGCATGAACTCAACACGCTGGATCTGTTGAGCGATGCCGAGATCCGCTCGATGATCGATGACGATTTGGTGCGCGCCCATCGTGCACGCGGCTTGAGCCCGGAGAACCCCTTCATTCGCGGCACTGCACAGAACCCGGACACGTTCTTCCAGGCGCGGGAAGCGGTGAACGTCTATTACGACCGGGTTCCCGGCATCGTCGACGTTGCAATGCTGCGGTTCGGCGCAATGACCGGCCGGAACTACCACTTGTTCGACTATGAAGGTCCGGCGGACGCGGATCGGCTCATGATCCTGATGGGCTCGGGCGCCGAAACGGCGCGCGCCGCCGCCGCCGCCTTGCGCGAACAGGGCCAAAAGGTCGGCGTGCTGCAGGTGAGGCTCTATCGGCCGTTCTCCGTAGCCCATCTGCTGGCGGCTTTGCCGGCCACGGTGCGCGGCATCGTCGTGCTTGACCGCACGAAGGAGCCGGGTGGCATCGGCGAGCCGCTGTTCCTTGACGTGGTCGCGGCCCTGGCTGGCGCCGTGGCCAGCGGTGAGCGGGCCGTGATGCCCCGCATCATCGGCGGCCGGTACGGCCTATCGTCCAAGGACTTCACCCCAGCCATGGCCAAGGCCGCCCTCGACGAGTTGCTGGCCGCCAAACCCCGGAACGGCTTCACCCTCGGCATCATTGATGACGTGACGCATACAAGTCTGGCGATCGACGCAAGCTTCATGATCGAGCAGCCGAACGTCACTCGCGCCGTGTTCTATGGGCTGGGGGCGGACGGCACCGTGGGCGCCAACAAGAACAGCGTGAAGATCATCGCGGAAGATGCGGGACTCTACGCCCAAGGCTACTTCGTCTATGACAGCCACAAGTCCGGCGCGCAGACGGTGTCGCATCTGCGGTTCGGACCCGAACCGATCCATGCGCCCTATCAAATCGCCCAGGCCAGCTTCGTTGCCTGCCACCAATTCGCGGCGCTTGAGCGGCAGGACCTGCTGCGCCTCGCAGCCCCCGGCGCTACCCTGTTGCTGAACGCACCGTTCCCGGCGAACGAGGTGTGGGCGCAGCTGCCACGCCCGGTGCAGCGTACGATCATCGACCGCAAGCTGCGTCTATTCGCGATCGATGCTTCGGCGGTTGCGCGGGAAGTCGGGCTTGGAGGTCGCACAAACACCATCCTGCAAACCTGCTTCTTCGCCATTTCAGGCGTCTTGCCGCGCGACAAGGCAATCGAACACATCAAGGCGTCCATCCTCAAATCTTATGGCCGCAAGGGCCAGAGCGTGGTGGACAAGAACTTCGCCGCCGTGGATGGCACCTTGGCGCGGTTGAGCGAGGTCACGGTCCCCGCCCAGGTAACCAGCACGCGGGAGCTTGCCGTGCAGGTCCGGGCCGATGCACCGGATTTCATCCGCAACTTCACCGCTCGCATGTTTGAGGGTCTGGGTGATGAAATCCCCGTCAGCCTCGTGCCCGCCGACGGCACCTTTCCCTCCGGCACCAGTGCGTATGAGAAGCGCAACGTGTCGGAGATCGTGCCGGAATGGCGCGAGGACCTTTGCGTCCAATGCGGCCAGTGCAGCTTCGTCTGCCCGCATAGCGTGATCCGCGCCAAATACTATAACGAGGACAAGCTCGTGGACGCGCCGGACAGTTTCAAATCCGCGCCGGTCAACGCCCGCGGCTATCCGGAGGCACGCTTCACGCTGCAATTCTACGTCGAGGACTGCACCGGCTGCGGCCTCTGCGTTGAGGCCTGCCCTGCGCTGAGCCCGCGCAAGCCCGATACCCGCGCTATCAACATGGTGGACAAGGCCCCGTTGCTGGAAGCCGAACGAGAGAACATCGCCTTCTTCGAGACCCTGCCGGTCAATGATCGCGCGCGCGTGGATTTCGCCGATGTCCGCGGCGTACAGTTCCTGCAGCCCCTGTTCGAGTTCTCCGGTGCCTGCGGCGGATGCGGCGAGACGCCGTACCTCAAGTTGCTCAGCCAGTTGTTCGGCGATCGGCTGCAGATCGCCAACGCAACCGGCTGCTCGTCGATCTATGGCGGCAACCTGCCGGTGACGCCCTGGACGAAGAATGCCGAGGGTCGGGGGCCTGCCTGGTCCAACTCCCTGTTCGAGGACAATGCCGAATTCGGCCTCGGCTTCCGCCTGGCGGCCGATAAGCACCTCGAGATCGCGCTCACCCAGCTCGCCGCCTTGGCGCCGATTGTCGGCACCGAGCTGACCGAGGCCATCGCCAAGGCACCGCAGATCGCGGAGTCCGAAATCCGCGCCCAGCGCATTCGGGTGGCGCAACTCAAAACGCGGCTCTTGTCGATGCAGGATGACCCGGCGGCGCTCAATATGCTGTCGGTGATTGACAGCCTCGTGCGCCGCAGCATTTGGATCGTGGGTGGCGACGGCTGGTCCTATGACATCGGCTATGGCGGCCTCGACCATGTTCTGGCGACCGGCCGCGACGTCAACGTGTTGGTGCTCGACACGGAGGTCTATTCTAACACCGGTGGCCAGGCCTCGAAGGCCACGCCGCTTGGAGCAGTGGCGAAATTCGCCGCCTCCGGCAAACGGACCCCCCGCAAGGATCTTGGGCTACAGATGATCGCCTACGGCAATGTCTACGTCGCACAGGTCGCGATGGGGGCCAACCCACAGCACACGCTGCAGGCGTTCCGCGAAGCTGAGGCCTATCCCGGACCATCCATCATCCTCGCCTATAGCCATTGCATCGCGCACGGCATCGACATGCGCCTTGGGATGCAGCAGCAGGATCTGGCCACGGCCAGTGGCTATTGGCCGCTATTCCGGTTCAATCCGGAAATGCGGACCGTGGGCGAAAACCCCTTCCGCCTCGACAGCCCGCGCCCACGCATTCCGTTGAAATCCTACGCCTATAACGAGTTGCGCTATCGATCCCTTGCCACTACGCGGCCGGCCGAGGCCGAGGAGGTCATGGCCGCGGCGCAGGCGGCGGTGACGGCGAAATACAGCCAATACGAGGAACTCGCCGGCTATGATGGCACCCGATTCCGCGCCGATTCCCTGCGTGCGGCGGGGGCCGTCTGA
- a CDS encoding OmpA family protein, translating into MHRRLILLALASALSAPLAVAAAQFEPSYIVFFEEWSGAIGPSATIVIMAAAKAAAPNSNARIVVTGFSDVLGSALADQDLSQLRAQRVTDRLIADGISRQRIEIKIGGPTLSKGVMGRRVELQIQQTQ; encoded by the coding sequence ATGCATCGCCGCTTGATCCTTCTCGCTTTGGCATCGGCGCTCAGTGCCCCGCTGGCAGTGGCTGCTGCGCAGTTCGAACCGAGTTACATCGTCTTCTTTGAAGAGTGGTCGGGTGCGATTGGTCCCTCGGCCACGATCGTCATCATGGCGGCTGCCAAGGCGGCAGCTCCAAATTCAAATGCGCGGATCGTCGTCACCGGCTTTTCGGATGTCCTTGGGAGTGCGCTAGCAGACCAGGACCTCAGTCAGCTCCGAGCGCAAAGGGTGACGGATAGATTGATCGCTGACGGGATATCGCGTCAACGAATCGAAATAAAGATCGGCGGACCGACATTATCGAAGGGCGTAATGGGACGACGCGTGGAACTCCAAATCCAGCAAACGCAGTGA
- a CDS encoding alkene reductase has product MIDQSALFFRIDLGNIILRNRVVMAPLTRSRAGKHDVPGPLNAEYYAQRASAGLIISEATNITQQGKGYAFTPGIYTQAQVYGWHSVTQAVHAAGGRIFCQLWHVGRISHPTLQPDGGLPVAPSAVKPIGQAYTESGFAPLVTPRALETSEIPGLIADYVHAAESAKAAGFDGVEVHAANGYLLEQFMRRKTNLRTDNYGGSIENRARLTLEVTRAVAQVWGGDQVGIRLSPVSPANDMEGAADDAQALYEHVANGIDHLKLGYMHIIEGATQGPRDNIAFDYAALKAKFRGLYMANNGYDLQLAVTALASGRADLIAFGRAFITNPDLVERLRSGSPLAPSIDTSLWYGGGAHGYTDYPTTIATAA; this is encoded by the coding sequence ATGATCGATCAAAGTGCTTTATTTTTCCGTATTGATCTTGGCAACATCATCTTGCGAAACCGCGTGGTGATGGCGCCGTTGACCCGCAGCCGCGCCGGGAAGCACGACGTTCCGGGTCCATTAAACGCAGAGTATTACGCGCAACGGGCAAGCGCAGGACTCATTATCAGCGAAGCCACAAATATTACTCAGCAAGGCAAGGGTTATGCCTTCACGCCAGGCATCTATACGCAAGCGCAGGTCTACGGGTGGCATTCCGTGACGCAAGCCGTGCACGCCGCCGGCGGTCGCATCTTCTGCCAGCTTTGGCACGTCGGCCGCATCAGTCATCCGACTCTTCAGCCTGATGGTGGGTTGCCGGTCGCGCCCTCGGCCGTCAAGCCGATCGGCCAAGCCTATACAGAGAGCGGCTTTGCCCCGCTCGTCACACCGCGCGCGCTTGAGACAAGCGAGATACCTGGGCTGATTGCCGACTACGTGCATGCGGCCGAAAGCGCCAAGGCCGCTGGCTTCGACGGCGTGGAGGTGCACGCGGCCAATGGCTACCTCCTAGAGCAGTTCATGCGACGCAAGACCAATCTTCGTACGGATAACTACGGCGGTAGCATCGAGAACCGGGCGCGATTGACGCTGGAAGTTACCCGCGCGGTGGCCCAGGTGTGGGGTGGCGACCAGGTTGGTATCCGGCTTTCCCCCGTTAGTCCCGCCAATGATATGGAGGGAGCCGCCGATGACGCGCAGGCGCTTTATGAGCATGTCGCAAACGGTATAGACCATCTGAAGCTCGGCTATATGCACATCATAGAGGGCGCGACGCAGGGTCCTAGGGACAACATTGCATTCGACTACGCCGCGCTCAAGGCCAAGTTCCGCGGTCTTTACATGGCCAACAATGGCTATGACCTGCAACTCGCCGTGACTGCACTCGCTTCCGGCAGGGCCGACCTCATCGCATTTGGAAGAGCCTTTATTACCAACCCCGATCTGGTGGAGCGGCTACGATCGGGAAGCCCCCTTGCGCCCTCTATCGATACCTCTCTCTGGTATGGTGGTGGTGCCCACGGCTACACGGATTACCCCACGACAATCGCGACAGCGGCATGA
- a CDS encoding nucleotide exchange factor GrpE, giving the protein MSDIIPEGTDDVADLRDRWLRAEAEIANVRNRARRDVDDARQHAVQKFAIDVVEGVENLKRGLDSLPPISGGEQAITTVLRDGFADIDRSFVALLKRHGVTRKEALGAVFNPHLHQAMVEQETSAASPGTVIKVLSSGWMLHGRLLRPAMVVVAKAPSSTTTPQGKTP; this is encoded by the coding sequence ATGAGCGACATCATTCCCGAAGGGACCGACGACGTCGCGGACCTGCGCGACCGTTGGCTGCGGGCCGAAGCCGAAATCGCAAATGTGCGAAATCGTGCCAGACGGGACGTCGACGATGCCCGTCAACATGCGGTCCAAAAGTTCGCCATCGATGTCGTCGAAGGGGTCGAGAACCTCAAGCGCGGACTCGATAGTCTTCCGCCAATCAGTGGAGGCGAGCAGGCGATTACGACGGTCCTTCGCGACGGCTTCGCCGACATCGACCGCAGCTTTGTAGCTTTGCTGAAGCGCCATGGCGTTACCCGAAAGGAAGCGTTGGGGGCCGTTTTCAATCCTCACCTGCATCAGGCGATGGTTGAACAGGAAACCAGCGCCGCATCTCCCGGGACGGTCATCAAGGTGCTCTCCTCGGGCTGGATGTTGCATGGGCGCCTTTTACGACCAGCGATGGTCGTTGTGGCGAAGGCTCCATCCTCCACAACGACACCGCAGGGGAAAACCCCTTAG